In Sphingopyxis sp. CCNWLW2, a single window of DNA contains:
- a CDS encoding phosphotransferase family protein, whose translation MTDVAALLPALMTRIVGSGVLSGLTRLSGGANMESFAFDWAGAGGTSGYVLRRAPSADYMADRPFGHVDEAALVMAAFDAGVKAPEVVGVLEPGDGLGTGYVMRRVRAEVSPAMILAGPPPSLLEDLGRELARIHRIPLDRVPAAIPLMDTAAALAELRSRFLSYGGDRPVIALAIRWCEEHLPEPAPPVLVHGDYRMGNVMVGADGLAAVLDWELAHRGDAHEDLAFGCMTVWRFGMLDKPAFGVGSLEEYFAAYEAAGGTKVDRGRFRFWLIYRTLWWALGCLQMGQMWRSGADPTVERVVIGRRTAEQELDLVRLLEDEVPEAERGRALPASPGAAPAPTGEPTNREIVQAVRDWIEGSIKPGAEGHAKFEAVVAMNALSIVLRDLGAGVRAEDKALSEALLSGTTTLAEPGLLAKLRRDVLDKCAIDSPKYAALAAARADWRG comes from the coding sequence ATGACCGACGTTGCGGCCCTACTCCCAGCCTTGATGACCCGGATTGTCGGTTCTGGCGTTTTGTCGGGTCTGACGCGTTTGTCGGGCGGTGCGAACATGGAGAGCTTCGCGTTCGATTGGGCGGGTGCGGGCGGGACGTCGGGCTATGTGCTGCGGCGCGCGCCGTCGGCGGATTATATGGCGGACCGCCCGTTCGGGCATGTCGACGAGGCGGCGCTGGTGATGGCGGCGTTTGATGCGGGGGTGAAGGCGCCCGAGGTCGTCGGGGTGCTGGAGCCGGGCGACGGGCTGGGCACGGGTTATGTGATGCGGCGGGTGCGGGCGGAGGTGTCGCCGGCGATGATCTTGGCGGGTCCGCCGCCGTCGCTGCTGGAGGATCTCGGCCGCGAGCTGGCACGGATCCACCGTATCCCACTGGACCGCGTGCCCGCTGCGATCCCGCTGATGGACACGGCGGCGGCGCTGGCGGAGCTGCGCTCGCGCTTTCTGTCGTACGGCGGCGACCGCCCGGTGATCGCGCTGGCGATCCGCTGGTGCGAGGAGCATCTGCCCGAACCGGCGCCGCCGGTGCTCGTCCACGGTGATTACCGCATGGGCAATGTGATGGTGGGCGCCGACGGTCTGGCGGCGGTGCTCGACTGGGAACTCGCGCACCGCGGCGACGCGCATGAGGATCTGGCGTTCGGCTGCATGACCGTCTGGCGCTTCGGCATGCTCGATAAACCGGCGTTCGGGGTCGGCAGCCTCGAGGAGTATTTTGCGGCCTATGAGGCGGCGGGCGGGACGAAGGTCGATCGCGGCCGCTTCCGCTTCTGGCTGATCTACCGGACGCTCTGGTGGGCGCTCGGCTGCCTGCAGATGGGGCAGATGTGGCGGAGCGGCGCCGACCCGACGGTCGAGCGCGTCGTCATCGGCCGGCGGACGGCGGAGCAGGAGCTCGACCTCGTTCGCTTGCTCGAGGACGAGGTGCCCGAGGCCGAGCGGGGAAGGGCGCTGCCCGCGTCTCCCGGCGCTGCACCGGCGCCGACCGGCGAGCCGACGAACCGCGAGATCGTGCAGGCGGTGCGCGACTGGATCGAGGGATCGATCAAGCCGGGCGCCGAGGGGCATGCAAAGTTCGAGGCGGTGGTCGCGATGAACGCGCTCAGCATCGTGCTGCGTGACCTGGGTGCGGGCGTGCGCGCCGAGGACAAGGCGCTGTCGGAGGCCTTGCTGTCAGGAACCACGACGCTCGCCGAACCCGGCCTGCTCGCGAAGCTGCGGCGCGATGTGCTCGATAAATGCGCGATCGACAGCCCCAAATATGCCGCGCTCGCCGCGGCGCGCGCCGACTGGCGCGGATAG
- a CDS encoding acyl-CoA dehydrogenase family protein, whose amino-acid sequence MDFAMPAALQAYLDELDAFIEAEIRPLELADDNIRFFDHRREHARTDWDNQGLPRHEWEALLRQATRKADAAGHWRFSAPKKYGGKDGSNLAMAVIREHFAAKGLGLHNDLQNEHSIVGNFPFVEMFEQFATSEEQKQEFILGGFEGKRRTAFGLTEPDHGSDATHMETRAVKETRDGIDGWRIDGRKMWITGMHSATHCATFCRTSGEDGDAKGITCLLVPTGTPGMTVDEYLWTFNMPTDHPRMTFSDVWVPDSARLGPEGGALAIAQSFVHQNRIRQAASSLGAAVYCIEESVKYARTRKPFGEALAKNQAIQFPLVELATQAEMLRLLIRKTAWDMDNTPHKEVERTLSDKVSMCNYWANRLVCEAADRAMQVHGGIGYSRHKPFEHIYRHHRRYRITEGAEEIQMRKVAAYLFGFMGPRRETIGKL is encoded by the coding sequence ATGGACTTTGCGATGCCCGCCGCCTTGCAGGCGTATCTCGACGAGCTCGACGCGTTTATCGAGGCCGAGATCAGGCCGCTCGAACTGGCGGACGACAATATCCGCTTCTTCGACCATCGGCGCGAGCATGCACGCACCGACTGGGACAATCAGGGGCTGCCGCGCCACGAGTGGGAAGCGCTGCTACGCCAAGCCACCCGCAAGGCCGACGCCGCGGGCCACTGGCGCTTCTCGGCGCCGAAGAAATACGGCGGCAAGGACGGCTCGAACCTCGCGATGGCGGTGATCCGCGAGCACTTCGCGGCGAAGGGCCTTGGCCTCCACAACGACCTCCAGAACGAGCACAGCATCGTCGGCAACTTCCCCTTCGTCGAGATGTTCGAGCAGTTCGCGACGAGCGAGGAGCAGAAGCAGGAATTTATCCTCGGCGGGTTCGAAGGCAAGCGCCGCACTGCGTTCGGGCTGACCGAGCCCGACCATGGCAGCGACGCAACGCATATGGAGACGCGCGCGGTCAAGGAGACCCGCGACGGCATCGACGGCTGGCGGATCGACGGGCGCAAGATGTGGATCACCGGCATGCACAGCGCGACGCACTGCGCGACCTTCTGCCGCACCAGCGGCGAGGACGGCGATGCGAAGGGCATCACCTGCCTGCTCGTGCCGACCGGCACGCCGGGCATGACGGTCGATGAGTATCTGTGGACGTTCAACATGCCGACCGACCATCCAAGGATGACGTTCAGCGATGTGTGGGTTCCCGACAGCGCGCGGCTCGGCCCCGAGGGCGGCGCCCTCGCGATCGCGCAGAGCTTCGTCCACCAGAACCGCATCCGGCAGGCGGCATCGTCGCTCGGCGCCGCGGTCTATTGCATCGAGGAAAGCGTGAAATACGCCCGGACCCGCAAGCCGTTCGGCGAGGCGCTGGCGAAGAACCAGGCGATCCAGTTCCCGCTCGTCGAGCTGGCGACGCAGGCCGAGATGCTGCGCCTGCTCATTCGCAAGACCGCGTGGGACATGGACAATACCCCGCACAAGGAGGTCGAGCGCACGCTCTCCGACAAGGTCAGCATGTGCAACTACTGGGCGAACCGGCTCGTCTGCGAAGCCGCCGACCGCGCGATGCAGGTCCATGGCGGCATCGGCTACTCACGCCACAAGCCGTTCGAACATATCTACCGCCACCACCGCCGCTACCGCATCACCGAAGGCGCCGAGGAAATACAAATGCGAAAGGTCGCAGCCTATCTGTTCGGATTTATGGGGCCGCGGCGCGAAACGATCGGGAAACTGTGA
- a CDS encoding cupin domain-containing protein yields MTRHIRTLFTAALLLASPAIAAMPAPEGLSRTDLQRHDLSAPGRETIQARIDIAPGVVAPWHRHPGEEVIYIIEGTLEYQLEGQAPVTLKAGEVLFVPAGVAHKARNRTAVNGAELATYIVEKGKPLLVPAEVIEAR; encoded by the coding sequence ATGACCCGACACATCCGCACCCTGTTCACCGCCGCACTCCTGCTCGCGAGTCCCGCCATCGCGGCGATGCCCGCGCCCGAAGGCCTCAGCCGGACCGACCTTCAGCGCCACGACCTCTCAGCGCCCGGCCGCGAGACGATCCAGGCGCGCATCGATATCGCGCCGGGCGTGGTCGCGCCGTGGCATCGCCACCCCGGCGAGGAGGTGATCTACATCATCGAAGGAACGCTCGAATATCAGCTCGAAGGACAGGCGCCGGTAACGCTGAAAGCCGGCGAAGTGCTGTTCGTGCCGGCGGGTGTCGCCCACAAGGCACGCAATCGCACGGCCGTGAACGGCGCCGAACTCGCAACCTATATCGTTGAAAAGGGTAAGCCATTACTTGTTCCGGCCGAAGTAATCGAGGCGCGCTAA